Genomic DNA from Brenneria izadpanahii:
TTTAAGTTCTTCAAACATTGCCAATGCCTGGCCGGAGAGCGGGACGATGTGTGGATTATCCATTTTCATACGTTCGGCGGGGATGCGCCATTCGGCGGTAACGAAATTGATTTCATCCCATGTCGCTTCAATAAGCTCGCTTTTACGCACTATGCACAAAATCAGCAGATGCAACGCTAACTTATGTCGCCGGTTCATGCCTGAGGTATAAATGCCGCGCAGCAGTATGCCTAGCTCTTGCGGCGTCAGCGCCACGTCACGGCTGGTAGCCTGTGCAATATAACGAGCCTCAATGGCAGCAGCGGGGTTGTTAAAGATGATGCCGCGCGAGATGGCATAGGCCAGCATGCGTTTCAGAACGTTGCGGGTGAGCAGGGCGACGTGGTCCGAACCACGCAGTTTGATGCGATCGATCACCGTCTGTATGTCGGCAGTGGTAAGCGCTTCAAGCTGGATGTTCCCGATAACCGGGATAATGTCTTTATTGATAACGCGGACAACGTTGCGCGGCTGGCGGGTGGTTTTTTCGATAATGTCGGTCAGCCAGCGTTTGGCGAAGGCTTCGACGGTGGTCGGCTCTTTCTGTTTGGCTTTCTCTTCCTGCTTTTTCTGTGCCGGGCTGACGCCATGGGCAATCATCGAGCGGCATTTTTCACGCCAGAGGCGCGCTTCCGCCAGTGAGAAAGCGGGGTATTCGCCCAGCGTCGCTTTCTGTGACTTGCCGTTGAAACGGTAGCGCAAGCGCCAGACCTTGCGGCCCGTGGGCAGTACCTCTATGACCAGCCCGCCGTTGTCGGCAACCTGGTATGCCCGACTTTTTGCTGACAGACTTCTGATTTTTGTATCTGAAAGCGCCATATGTACCTCTTTAACGTGTCCATATGTGATGATGGTATCTTTATGTTATGTATGGCTTTTTAGAGTAAAACATGCCTGATGTGTCCATGGTTTGCGAAGTTTGATTGTTTTTTGTACTGCACTGTGTGTCCATAATACGCGAATTATTGCTCAAAAA
This window encodes:
- a CDS encoding tyrosine-type recombinase/integrase, which produces MALSDTKIRSLSAKSRAYQVADNGGLVIEVLPTGRKVWRLRYRFNGKSQKATLGEYPAFSLAEARLWREKCRSMIAHGVSPAQKKQEEKAKQKEPTTVEAFAKRWLTDIIEKTTRQPRNVVRVINKDIIPVIGNIQLEALTTADIQTVIDRIKLRGSDHVALLTRNVLKRMLAYAISRGIIFNNPAAAIEARYIAQATSRDVALTPQELGILLRGIYTSGMNRRHKLALHLLILCIVRKSELIEATWDEINFVTAEWRIPAERMKMDNPHIVPLSGQALAMFEELKYLAGDSPYVFPSRNDHRHPISKTTLNTAVRTLNLDVRDFVIHDFRRTASTLLHEQGYNSDWVERSLAHKISGVRGVYNRAEYLGQRREMLQAWADFVDTQIEEGRKVIIGRFGKAYKADTD